Proteins from one Triticum aestivum cultivar Chinese Spring chromosome 7A, IWGSC CS RefSeq v2.1, whole genome shotgun sequence genomic window:
- the LOC123152799 gene encoding aspartyl protease family protein At5g10770-like yields MASAIPSLLFCLILAAAHLGSSYHTSYTNGGKHFVVLSSDPRSPSTCSPVPSDGGRLPVMHRLSPCAPASGAGAGSGQSMPSIGDALRLRALFGDSGDYKKSGLTIPSIGTPLQSLPGASEYHVTVGYGTPILCGSRKCPLSDCSGPSCTATLTKKGAVVLNATFVTDTLTVSRSVAVDDFRFVCLETRGASTVGSSSGVLDLSRDPQSLASRVVLSPDTVAFSYCLPSAFPYSAGFLSFGATRPNIVSYATLKSKASHPNLYFLRLVGVSVGGVDIPVPPQALAGDALMELHTTFTYLQPKVYAALRDQFRGWMGQYPVAPPYGELDTCYNFTGQSSVGVPAVELTFEGGAGLEPGVQQTMYFKDRGNIFPVGCLAFAPVPAHARGISVIGTLAQATTEVVYDLRGGKVGFVPKSCL; encoded by the exons ATGGCTTCCGCCATTCCCTCTCTGCTTTTCTGTCTGATTCTTGCTGCTGCTCACCTTGGCAGCTCTTACCACACGAGCTACACCAATGGTGGAAAGCACTTTGTTGTCCTCTCATCCGATCCGAGGAGTCCGTCGACCTGCTCGCCCGTCCCTTCTG ACGGAGGACGGCTGCCAGTAATGCATCGGCTTAGCCCGTGCGCTCCTGCTTCTGGCGCCGGTGCCGGTTCGGGCCAAAGCATGCCCTCGATCGGCGACGCCCTCCGCCTGCGCGCCCTCTTCGGCGACTCAGGCGACTATAAAAAGTCCGGGTTGACGATCCCCTCGATCGGAACCCCACTCCAGTCTCTTCCGGGCGCATCAGAGTACCACGTCACCGTCGGCTACGGCACCCCG ATCCTGTGCGGCTCGAGAAAATGCCCGCTGAGCGACTGCTCCGGACCCAGCTGCACGGCGACCCTGACAAAGAAGGGCGCCGTCGTGCTCAACGCCACCTTCGTCACCGACACGCTCACGGTCTCGCGGTCGGTCGCCGTGGACGATTTCAGGTTCGTCTGCTTGGAGACGCGCGGCGCCAGCACGGTGGGCAGCTCGTCGGGAGTCCTCGACCTCAGCCGGGACCCCCAATCGCTGGCGTCGCGGGTCGTTCTGTCGCCGGACACGGTCGCCTTCTCCTACTGCCTGCCCTCGGCCTTCCCCTACTCGGCGGGCTTCCTCTCCTTCGGCGCCACGCGCCCGAACATAGTGAGCTACGCCACCCTAAAGAGCAAAGCCTCCCACCCGAACCTGTACTTCCTCCGGCTCGTCGGCGTGAGCGTCGGCGGGGTGGACATCCCGGTTCCGCCTCAGGCACTCGCCGGCGACGCGCTGATGGAGCTGCACACCACGTTCACCTACCTGCAGCCGAAGGTCTACGCGGCCCTCCGCGATCAGTTCAGGGGGTGGATGGGGCAGTACCCTGTGGCGCCGCCGTACGGCGAGCTCGACACGTGCTACAATTTCACCGGCCAGAGCAGCGTCGGGGTGCCGGCGGTCGAGCTCACCTTCGAGGGCGGTGCGGGCCTGGAGCCCGGCGTCCAGCAGACGATGTACTTCAAGGACCGCGGTAACATCTTCCCCGTCGGGTGCCTCGCGTTCGCGCCGGTGCCGGCGCACGCACGGGGCATATCGGTTATCGGCACCTTGGCTCAGGCGACGACGGAGGTGGTTTACGACCTGCGTGGAGGCAAGGTCGGGTTCGTCCCCAAGAGTTGCTTATAA